In the genome of Monodelphis domestica isolate mMonDom1 chromosome 2, mMonDom1.pri, whole genome shotgun sequence, one region contains:
- the TMEM94 gene encoding transmembrane protein 94 isoform X7: protein MDLKKHQGDPPLALGLSTGKALRILKEQLEAVLEGHLKEQKKSLTWKEIWKRSFLHHSNRCSCFHWPGASLMLLAVLLLLGCYGSQPAGSHGVELVNATALLLLLLLNLILIGRQERLKRQEVERRLRGIIDQISDALRDGKEVRWPNAMYPDLHMPFAPSWSLHWAYRDGYLVNLPVSLLVEGDVIALRPGQESFASLRGIKDDEHIVLEPGDLFPPFSPPPSPRGEVKKGPQNPQQHRLFRVLKTPVLDNVRWCLDMALARPVTALDNERFTVQSVMLRYAVPVVLASFLITNALRFVFRAPGVTSWQYTLLQLQVNGVLPILPLLFPVLWVLATACGEARVLAQMSKASPSSLLAKFSEDTLSSYTEVVSSQEMLRCIWGHFLNVIQGKSSTLSYSSSLLHSLGSVTVLCCVDKQGILSWPNPSPETVLFFSGKMEPPHSSHEDLTDDLSTRSFCHPEVEEEPHERDALLSGPLSDTLHLSNEQERGDWPGDGPKPPELHPHRKLHGRNKHPSGSNVSFSKDIEGGEDELFKAVTEGDTCEAEDFVCDYHLEMLSLSQDQQNPSCIQFDDSNWQLHLTSLKPLGLNVLLNLCNASVTDRLCRFSDHLCNIALQESHSAVLPVHVPWGLCELARLIGFTPGAKELFKQENHLALYRLPSAEMVKETALGKLSRVTKRRPPLSHMISLFIKDMTTSTEQMLSHGTADVVLEACTDFWDGADIYPLSGSDRKKVLDFYQRACLSGYCSAFAYKPMHCTLSSQLNGKCIELMQVPGHNAICTSCELPGTIPIKQNVRRNSWSSDGIGEVMEKEDCMQALSGQIFMGMVSSQYQARLDIVRLIDGLVNACIRFVYFSLEDELKSKVFAEKMGLETGWNCHISLTPNGDVPGSEIPPSSPSHAGSLHDDLNQVSRDDAEGLLLMEEEGHSDLISFQPTDSDIPSFLEDCNRAKLPRGIHQVRPHLQNIDNVPLLVPLFTDCTPETMCEMIKIMQEYGEVTCCLGSSANLRNSCLFLQSDISIALDPLYPSRCSWETFGYATSTSMAQASEGLSPLQLSGQLNSLACSTAFRQEESISIIRLIEQARHATYGIRKCFLFLLQCQLTLVVMQFLSCLVQLPPLLGTTDILWLSCFCYPLLSVSLLGKPPHSSVMSVATGKNLLSIPKKTQHYFLLCFLLKFSLTIGSGLICFGFILQSFCDSAQARNLTNCSSIMQRSNAEMAPDWFEDFANGLLLAQKLTAALIVLHTVFISITHVHRTKPLWRKSPFSNLWWTLTVPVVLLGQLVETAVDLQLWTNRDSSVNFGLADVPLITWLLGCLSLILVVVTNEIVKLHEIRVRVRYQKRQKLQFETKLGMNSPF, encoded by the exons GGCGATCCCCCCTTGGCCTTGGGCCTATCCACAGGTAAGGCCCTTAGGATCCTGAAGGAGCAGCTGGAGGCAGTACTGGAAGGGCACTTGAAGGAGCAAAAGAAAAGCCTCACATGGAAG GAGATATGGAAAAGAAGCTTCCTGCACCATAGTAACCGCTGTTCCTGTTTCCATTGGCCTGGTGCCTCCCTGATGCTGTTGGCAGTGCTGCTGCTGCTAGGCTGCTATGGGAGTCAGCCAGCCGGGAG CCATGGGGTAGAGTTGGTGAATGCCACTGCCCTtctcctgctgctgcttctgAACCTCATCCTCATTGGGAGACAGGAGCGACTGAAGCGCCAGGAGGTGGAGAGAAGGCTTCGAGGGATCATTGATCAAATAAGTG aTGCCCTCAGGGATGGTAAAGAGGTCAGATGGCCGAATGCCATGTATCCAGATCTTCATATGCCCTTTGCACCATCCTGGTCCTTGCACTGGGCTTACCGAGATGGATACCTGGTAAATCTGCCAGTCAGCCTGCTGGTGGAGGGAGATGTCATTGCCTTGAGGCCAGGGCAGGAATCCTTCGCTTCCCTGAGGGGGATCAAG GATGATGAGCACATTGTCTTGGAACCAGGTGACCTGtttccccctttttctcctcctccctctccacgGGGGGAAGTGAAGAAGGGACCACAGAACCCCCAACAACACCGGCTCTTCCGGGTTCTTAAGACCCCTGTGTTGGACAACGTCAG ATGGTGCTTGGACATGGCCTTGGCTCGACCAGTGACTGCTCTAGACAATGAGAGGTTCACAGTTCAGTCGGTGATGCTGCGATATGCAGTGCCTGTGGTCCTG GCCAGCTTCCTTATCACTAATGCCCTGCGCTTTGTGTTCAGGGCTCCAGGGGTCACTTCTTGGCAATATACCTTACTCCAGCTGCAG gtGAATGGTGTCCTGCCAATCCTCCCACTGTTGTTTCCAGTCCTCTGGGTACTGGCCACAGCCTGTGGGGAGGCCCGAGTCCTGGCCCAGATGAGCAAAGCCTCACCTAGCTCCCTG TTGGCCAAGTTTTCAGAAGATACTCTCAGCAGCTACACAGAAGTGGTCTCCTCTCAG GAAATGCTTCGCTGCATCTGGGGCCACTTCCTTAATGTGATCCAAGGAAAGTCATCTACACTGAGCTACAGCTCTAGCTTGCTGCACAGCTTGGGTTCTGTAACG GTGCTGTGCTGTGTGGACAAGCAAGGGATCCTGTCCTGGCCTAATCCCAGCCCTGAGACAGTCCTGTTCTTCAGTGGGAAGATGGAACCACCTCACAGCAGCCACGAAGACCTGACAGATGATCTGTCGACCCGCTCCTTCTGCCACCCCGAGGTAGAGGAGGAG CCCCATGAGCGTGATGCTTTGCTGTCTGGTCCCTTGAGTGACACCTTGCACCTCTCCAATGAGCAGGAGAGGGGTGACTGGCCTGGGGATGGCCCCAAACCACCTGAACTTCACCCTCACCGAAAACTACATGGGCGCAATAAACATCCCTCTGGCTCCAATGTGAGCTTCAGCAAGGACATTGAGGGTGGAGAAGATGAGCTATTTAAG GCTGTGACTGAAGGGGACACCTGTGAGGCAGAGGACTTTGTGTGTGACTATCACCTGGAGATGCTGAGTCTGTCTCAGGACCAGCAGAACCCCTCCTGCATTCAGTTTGATGACTCCAATTGGCAGTTGCACCTCACCTCCCTCAAGCCTCTTGGCCTCAATGTACTGCTGAACCTGTGCAATGCCAGCGTCACTGATCGCCTATGCCGCTTCTCTGACCACCTGTGTAACATCGCGCTCCAGGAGAGCCACAGTGCTGTGTTGCCTGTACACGTGCCCTGGGGGCTCTGCGAGCTGGCCCGCCTCATTG GCTTCACTCCTGGTGCCAAAGAGCTCTTCAAACAAGAGAACCACTTGGCGCTGTATCGCCTTCCCAGTGCTGAGATGGTGAAGGAGACAGCCTTGGGCAAACTATCCCGGGTCACCAAGAGGCGCCCACCACTGAGCCATATGATCAGCCTTTTTATCAAGGACATGACCACCA GCACTGAGCAGATGCTGTCCCATGGCACAGCAGATGTGGTCCTGGAGGCCTGCACTGACTTCTGGGACGGAGCAGACATCTACCCACTCTCTGGCTCAGACAG AAAAAAAGTCTTAGATTTCTACCAGCGAGCCTGCCTCTCAGGCTACTGCTCTGCCTTTGCCTACAAGCCCATGCACTGCACCTTGTCCTCTCAGCTCAATGGCAAGTGCATTGAGCTCATGCAGGTGCCTGGCCACAATGCCATCTGCACCTCCTGTGAGCTTCCTGGCACCATACCCATCAAGCAAAACGTCCGCCGCAACAGCTGGAGCTCTGACG GGATCGGTGAAGTGATGGAGAAGGAGGACTGTATGCAAGCTCTGAGTGGCCAGATCTTTATGGGCATGGTGTCATCCCAGTACCAGGCCCGCCTGGACATTGTTCGCCTCATTGATGGACTGGTCAATGCCTGCATCCGCTTTGTGTACTTCTCCCTGGAGGATGAGCTTAAGAGCAAG GTATTTGCAGAAAAGATGGGCCTTGAGACAGGTTGGAATTGCCACATCTCCCTCACACCAAATGGTGATGTTCCAGGCTCTGAGATTCCACCTTCTAGTCCCAGTCATGCAGGTTCCTTGCATGATGACCTAAATCAGG TGTCTCGGGATGATGCTGAAGGACTCCTGCTTATGGAGGAGGAGGGTCACTCTGACCTCATCAGCTTCCAACCTACTGACAGTGACATCCCTAGCTTCTTAGAGGACTGTAATCGG GCCAAGCTGCCTCGGGGCATCCACCAAGTACGGCCACATTTACAGAACATTGACAATGTTCCTCTGCTGGTACCCCTCTTTACTGACTGCACCCCTGAAA cCATGTGTGAGATGATTAAGATCATGCAGGAGTACGGCGAGGTGACATGCTGCCTGGGTAGCTCTGCCAACCTTCGCAATAGCTGCCTCTTCCTGCAGAGTGACATCAG CATTGCTCTGGATCCTCTGTATCCATCCCGCTGCTCCTGGGAGACCTTTGGCTATGCCACCAGCACCAGCATGGCCCAGGCCTCAGAAGGCCTCTCTCCCCTGCAGCTCTCGGGGCAGCTCAACAGCCTGGCCTGTTCAACGGCCTTTCGGCAGGAAGAGAGCATCAGTATCATCCGGCTCATTGAACAG GCCCGTCATGCTACCTATGGCATCCGCAAGTGCTTTCTCTTCCTATTGCAATGCCAGCTGACTCTAGTGGTTATGCAG TTCCTTTCTTGCCTGGTACAATTGCCACCACTCTTGGGCACCACTGACATCCTATGGCTGTCCTGTTTTTGCTACCCCCTTCTGAG TGTCTCCTTGCTAGGGAAGCCTCCACACAGCTCCGTTATGTCTGTAGCTACAGGGAAGAATCTTCTCTCCATTCCCAAGAAG ACCCAGCACTACTTTCTCCTCTGCTTCTTGCTCAAGTTTAGTCTCACCATTGGCTCGGGCCTCatctgctttggcttcatcctgCAGAGTTTTTGTGACAGTGCCCAGGCCCGAAACCTTACTAACTGTTCCTCTATCATGCAGCGCAG TAATGCTGAGATGGCTCCAGATTGGTTTGAGGACTTTGCCAATGGGCTCTTGCTAGCCCAGAAGCTCACAGCTGCCCTGATCGTCCTACACACCG TGTTCATTTCCATCACCCATGTGCATCGCACCAAGCCCTTGTGGAGAAAGAGCCCCTTCTCCAACCTCTGGTGGACCCTAACGGTGCCTGTGGT GCTTCTGGGGCAACTGGTGGAGACGGCTGTGGACTTGCAGCTCTGGACCAACAGGGACAGCAGTGTTAACTTTGGCCTAGCGGATGTGCCCCTGATAACCTGGCTCCTGGGCTGCCTCTCCCTCATCCTTGTGGTAGTCACCAATGAAATCGTCAAGTTGCATGAAATCCG GGTCCGGGTAAGATACCAGAAGAGGCAGAAACTACAGTTTGAAACTAAACTTGGCATGAACTCTCCGTTTTGA
- the TMEM94 gene encoding transmembrane protein 94 isoform X1 produces the protein MLFKQAELWMPHQGKCSKGDPPLALGLSTGKALRILKEQLEAVLEGHLKEQKKSLTWKEIWKRSFLHHSNRCSCFHWPGASLMLLAVLLLLGCYGSQPAGSHGVELVNATALLLLLLLNLILIGRQERLKRQEVERRLRGIIDQISDALRDGKEVRWPNAMYPDLHMPFAPSWSLHWAYRDGYLVNLPVSLLVEGDVIALRPGQESFASLRGIKDDEHIVLEPGDLFPPFSPPPSPRGEVKKGPQNPQQHRLFRVLKTPVLDNVRWCLDMALARPVTALDNERFTVQSVMLRYAVPVVLASFLITNALRFVFRAPGVTSWQYTLLQLQVNGVLPILPLLFPVLWVLATACGEARVLAQMSKASPSSLLAKFSEDTLSSYTEVVSSQEMLRCIWGHFLNVIQGKSSTLSYSSSLLHSLGSVTVLCCVDKQGILSWPNPSPETVLFFSGKMEPPHSSHEDLTDDLSTRSFCHPEVEEEPHERDALLSGPLSDTLHLSNEQERGDWPGDGPKPPELHPHRKLHGRNKHPSGSNVSFSKDIEGGEDELFKAVTEGDTCEAEDFVCDYHLEMLSLSQDQQNPSCIQFDDSNWQLHLTSLKPLGLNVLLNLCNASVTDRLCRFSDHLCNIALQESHSAVLPVHVPWGLCELARLIGFTPGAKELFKQENHLALYRLPSAEMVKETALGKLSRVTKRRPPLSHMISLFIKDMTTSTEQMLSHGTADVVLEACTDFWDGADIYPLSGSDRKKVLDFYQRACLSGYCSAFAYKPMHCTLSSQLNGKCIELMQVPGHNAICTSCELPGTIPIKQNVRRNSWSSDEGIGEVMEKEDCMQALSGQIFMGMVSSQYQARLDIVRLIDGLVNACIRFVYFSLEDELKSKVFAEKMGLETGWNCHISLTPNGDVPGSEIPPSSPSHAGSLHDDLNQVSRDDAEGLLLMEEEGHSDLISFQPTDSDIPSFLEDCNRAKLPRGIHQVRPHLQNIDNVPLLVPLFTDCTPETMCEMIKIMQEYGEVTCCLGSSANLRNSCLFLQSDISIALDPLYPSRCSWETFGYATSTSMAQASEGLSPLQLSGQLNSLACSTAFRQEESISIIRLIEQARHATYGIRKCFLFLLQCQLTLVVMQFLSCLVQLPPLLGTTDILWLSCFCYPLLSVSLLGKPPHSSVMSVATGKNLLSIPKKTQHYFLLCFLLKFSLTIGSGLICFGFILQSFCDSAQARNLTNCSSIMQRSNAEMAPDWFEDFANGLLLAQKLTAALIVLHTVFISITHVHRTKPLWRKSPFSNLWWTLTVPVVLLGQLVETAVDLQLWTNRDSSVNFGLADVPLITWLLGCLSLILVVVTNEIVKLHEIRVRVRYQKRQKLQFETKLGMNSPF, from the exons GGCGATCCCCCCTTGGCCTTGGGCCTATCCACAGGTAAGGCCCTTAGGATCCTGAAGGAGCAGCTGGAGGCAGTACTGGAAGGGCACTTGAAGGAGCAAAAGAAAAGCCTCACATGGAAG GAGATATGGAAAAGAAGCTTCCTGCACCATAGTAACCGCTGTTCCTGTTTCCATTGGCCTGGTGCCTCCCTGATGCTGTTGGCAGTGCTGCTGCTGCTAGGCTGCTATGGGAGTCAGCCAGCCGGGAG CCATGGGGTAGAGTTGGTGAATGCCACTGCCCTtctcctgctgctgcttctgAACCTCATCCTCATTGGGAGACAGGAGCGACTGAAGCGCCAGGAGGTGGAGAGAAGGCTTCGAGGGATCATTGATCAAATAAGTG aTGCCCTCAGGGATGGTAAAGAGGTCAGATGGCCGAATGCCATGTATCCAGATCTTCATATGCCCTTTGCACCATCCTGGTCCTTGCACTGGGCTTACCGAGATGGATACCTGGTAAATCTGCCAGTCAGCCTGCTGGTGGAGGGAGATGTCATTGCCTTGAGGCCAGGGCAGGAATCCTTCGCTTCCCTGAGGGGGATCAAG GATGATGAGCACATTGTCTTGGAACCAGGTGACCTGtttccccctttttctcctcctccctctccacgGGGGGAAGTGAAGAAGGGACCACAGAACCCCCAACAACACCGGCTCTTCCGGGTTCTTAAGACCCCTGTGTTGGACAACGTCAG ATGGTGCTTGGACATGGCCTTGGCTCGACCAGTGACTGCTCTAGACAATGAGAGGTTCACAGTTCAGTCGGTGATGCTGCGATATGCAGTGCCTGTGGTCCTG GCCAGCTTCCTTATCACTAATGCCCTGCGCTTTGTGTTCAGGGCTCCAGGGGTCACTTCTTGGCAATATACCTTACTCCAGCTGCAG gtGAATGGTGTCCTGCCAATCCTCCCACTGTTGTTTCCAGTCCTCTGGGTACTGGCCACAGCCTGTGGGGAGGCCCGAGTCCTGGCCCAGATGAGCAAAGCCTCACCTAGCTCCCTG TTGGCCAAGTTTTCAGAAGATACTCTCAGCAGCTACACAGAAGTGGTCTCCTCTCAG GAAATGCTTCGCTGCATCTGGGGCCACTTCCTTAATGTGATCCAAGGAAAGTCATCTACACTGAGCTACAGCTCTAGCTTGCTGCACAGCTTGGGTTCTGTAACG GTGCTGTGCTGTGTGGACAAGCAAGGGATCCTGTCCTGGCCTAATCCCAGCCCTGAGACAGTCCTGTTCTTCAGTGGGAAGATGGAACCACCTCACAGCAGCCACGAAGACCTGACAGATGATCTGTCGACCCGCTCCTTCTGCCACCCCGAGGTAGAGGAGGAG CCCCATGAGCGTGATGCTTTGCTGTCTGGTCCCTTGAGTGACACCTTGCACCTCTCCAATGAGCAGGAGAGGGGTGACTGGCCTGGGGATGGCCCCAAACCACCTGAACTTCACCCTCACCGAAAACTACATGGGCGCAATAAACATCCCTCTGGCTCCAATGTGAGCTTCAGCAAGGACATTGAGGGTGGAGAAGATGAGCTATTTAAG GCTGTGACTGAAGGGGACACCTGTGAGGCAGAGGACTTTGTGTGTGACTATCACCTGGAGATGCTGAGTCTGTCTCAGGACCAGCAGAACCCCTCCTGCATTCAGTTTGATGACTCCAATTGGCAGTTGCACCTCACCTCCCTCAAGCCTCTTGGCCTCAATGTACTGCTGAACCTGTGCAATGCCAGCGTCACTGATCGCCTATGCCGCTTCTCTGACCACCTGTGTAACATCGCGCTCCAGGAGAGCCACAGTGCTGTGTTGCCTGTACACGTGCCCTGGGGGCTCTGCGAGCTGGCCCGCCTCATTG GCTTCACTCCTGGTGCCAAAGAGCTCTTCAAACAAGAGAACCACTTGGCGCTGTATCGCCTTCCCAGTGCTGAGATGGTGAAGGAGACAGCCTTGGGCAAACTATCCCGGGTCACCAAGAGGCGCCCACCACTGAGCCATATGATCAGCCTTTTTATCAAGGACATGACCACCA GCACTGAGCAGATGCTGTCCCATGGCACAGCAGATGTGGTCCTGGAGGCCTGCACTGACTTCTGGGACGGAGCAGACATCTACCCACTCTCTGGCTCAGACAG AAAAAAAGTCTTAGATTTCTACCAGCGAGCCTGCCTCTCAGGCTACTGCTCTGCCTTTGCCTACAAGCCCATGCACTGCACCTTGTCCTCTCAGCTCAATGGCAAGTGCATTGAGCTCATGCAGGTGCCTGGCCACAATGCCATCTGCACCTCCTGTGAGCTTCCTGGCACCATACCCATCAAGCAAAACGTCCGCCGCAACAGCTGGAGCTCTGACG AAGGGATCGGTGAAGTGATGGAGAAGGAGGACTGTATGCAAGCTCTGAGTGGCCAGATCTTTATGGGCATGGTGTCATCCCAGTACCAGGCCCGCCTGGACATTGTTCGCCTCATTGATGGACTGGTCAATGCCTGCATCCGCTTTGTGTACTTCTCCCTGGAGGATGAGCTTAAGAGCAAG GTATTTGCAGAAAAGATGGGCCTTGAGACAGGTTGGAATTGCCACATCTCCCTCACACCAAATGGTGATGTTCCAGGCTCTGAGATTCCACCTTCTAGTCCCAGTCATGCAGGTTCCTTGCATGATGACCTAAATCAGG TGTCTCGGGATGATGCTGAAGGACTCCTGCTTATGGAGGAGGAGGGTCACTCTGACCTCATCAGCTTCCAACCTACTGACAGTGACATCCCTAGCTTCTTAGAGGACTGTAATCGG GCCAAGCTGCCTCGGGGCATCCACCAAGTACGGCCACATTTACAGAACATTGACAATGTTCCTCTGCTGGTACCCCTCTTTACTGACTGCACCCCTGAAA cCATGTGTGAGATGATTAAGATCATGCAGGAGTACGGCGAGGTGACATGCTGCCTGGGTAGCTCTGCCAACCTTCGCAATAGCTGCCTCTTCCTGCAGAGTGACATCAG CATTGCTCTGGATCCTCTGTATCCATCCCGCTGCTCCTGGGAGACCTTTGGCTATGCCACCAGCACCAGCATGGCCCAGGCCTCAGAAGGCCTCTCTCCCCTGCAGCTCTCGGGGCAGCTCAACAGCCTGGCCTGTTCAACGGCCTTTCGGCAGGAAGAGAGCATCAGTATCATCCGGCTCATTGAACAG GCCCGTCATGCTACCTATGGCATCCGCAAGTGCTTTCTCTTCCTATTGCAATGCCAGCTGACTCTAGTGGTTATGCAG TTCCTTTCTTGCCTGGTACAATTGCCACCACTCTTGGGCACCACTGACATCCTATGGCTGTCCTGTTTTTGCTACCCCCTTCTGAG TGTCTCCTTGCTAGGGAAGCCTCCACACAGCTCCGTTATGTCTGTAGCTACAGGGAAGAATCTTCTCTCCATTCCCAAGAAG ACCCAGCACTACTTTCTCCTCTGCTTCTTGCTCAAGTTTAGTCTCACCATTGGCTCGGGCCTCatctgctttggcttcatcctgCAGAGTTTTTGTGACAGTGCCCAGGCCCGAAACCTTACTAACTGTTCCTCTATCATGCAGCGCAG TAATGCTGAGATGGCTCCAGATTGGTTTGAGGACTTTGCCAATGGGCTCTTGCTAGCCCAGAAGCTCACAGCTGCCCTGATCGTCCTACACACCG TGTTCATTTCCATCACCCATGTGCATCGCACCAAGCCCTTGTGGAGAAAGAGCCCCTTCTCCAACCTCTGGTGGACCCTAACGGTGCCTGTGGT GCTTCTGGGGCAACTGGTGGAGACGGCTGTGGACTTGCAGCTCTGGACCAACAGGGACAGCAGTGTTAACTTTGGCCTAGCGGATGTGCCCCTGATAACCTGGCTCCTGGGCTGCCTCTCCCTCATCCTTGTGGTAGTCACCAATGAAATCGTCAAGTTGCATGAAATCCG GGTCCGGGTAAGATACCAGAAGAGGCAGAAACTACAGTTTGAAACTAAACTTGGCATGAACTCTCCGTTTTGA